Genomic DNA from Pleurodeles waltl isolate 20211129_DDA chromosome 1_2, aPleWal1.hap1.20221129, whole genome shotgun sequence:
GGATTGACGCTTCCACAAAAGGATTTTGGGGACTTTGGAGGggtggattgccaacaacaaaggGATTTGCAGTGGGTTTTTGGTCACACATTGCTACGCTTGGAACCGTCAAATCAGATTTCCAAAAATCTGAATTCTTGAAGTCCACCACCATGTCTGCAGACCAACTAGACTCTGTGGAAAGCCCTTGTGTGTGCATGGATTCAGGTTGCTGTATTTTCTCTTGCTGGTCTGATCCTGTGCTACAGTCTGGAGAAGGACCCGGAGAAGAAACAATATGATGAAAAGGAGGAACTTGGGTTTTAATACTTTGCTTTATTGATTTCAACACAGTCTCATTTAGCGCTGGCTCAGGCCACCTCTCTTCCTGCGCTACTTGTATTGGCCATGGTTCACTCTGTGCCAATGGTTTGATATGACTGACGTGGCGGGGATAAGAGAGTTCGTTCATAGGAAGCTGCTCCTCCAGGGCAGACCAGAAAAGTAAACCTGAGTTGCCAGTTTGgttcttctcgatgacctttgacATTTCTGAAACTGATTGCTTCTCTTCGTTGGCCAACGGCTGTGAACTTAACAAGTCAAGATGAATTATCTGCTGATTTCCATTGTTAATTTTGTTGAGTTGTTTTGAAGGGTGTTGACCAACTGAGGCGGAAGCAAGGCCTAACTTCACACCATCCAATTTGCTCGATTTCTCTTTAACACCCAAAAGGTCTAATCCGTCTAGAGAGGATTCCAAAAGGCAAGTCTTGAACTGCTCAACCTCTGGCACCTCATTTGTTcctaacatgttttccccattaaaGGTGTCCTGCACTGTGGACTCATTAACTCTTTTGTTCAaattagcccaaaggtcctctGTGACCAATTGAAAGTTCACATCACAAGAGGCCAAGAGTTTTGGTTGTTCCTCAATTACAGCAGCAGAAGCTGTTGGACACAGAGGCACAAGGGACACTGCGCCACTGATGGTTTTACTGTTTTGAACACATATTGTCTCCTTGGGGCCTTCAGCTTGCATTACAGCTGGGCTCTCACTTTCTTTCGCTTGTCTGCTCACTAGTTGGGTTATATCAGTCTTAGTTTGATTCCCTTCAGAAGCCAATGAAGTAAAGCACCTCGGAGGTTTGGGAGGGGACACCAAAACCTCTCTTAATTGTGCTTCTGCGCCAGGTGTGCCATCTTTGATCCTCTTCTCAGCTTcctgctctttgctgcaatgtgccTCTTGAGGGAACACATCAGATGCCATGTTTGAATTCTTGGAAAACACAAATGGGACCTTTTCTTTTGTACCTAAATGCACTTTGTGTGGGGTGCTTGCATTCTCATCTTCAAAAATGGCATTAGTGAGGGCACCTACACTTCTCCGAACCGGATGACAACCAGGGTCTTTGCCAACTACCAATCTTTCAACAACATGACGACTTGAATCTTCAGATATTACAGCAACTTTTTCAGTCAATATTCTTGGTGATACAGCAGCAATTTTATTTTCAGATTTGCCCTCAAAACATATATTTGCTGGTTTAGTGGCCAAAGCTTCCTTAGCAGATATGGAAAGATTTGGTAAAGGATTTGGACTGCAAGGTACCATCACATTTGGAACTGTGCAGTCACTCAGATTGCACTGATCTTCATCAGGTCTCTTCCGGGTGACTGGCTCATTCTCTAGAGGGCTAATGGACAGTTCCGTGGAGAACACCTTGGTGTCTTGTTCTTTCGTGTTCGCTCCCAAGCAGGTCTCTCTTGTATTACAATTATCAGAATTATCTGCCTGGGATATTGGAGACAGAGTTTCAGGTTTCACTGAGGTTTTGATTCTTGCGGACAGTACGGGGGCAGTCCCATTGTCTCTTGAGGGATGATGGGGACTTTCAGACAATGAAGTGTGCAAATATGTTTCGGTTATATTCAGCTCATGCAGTTCACCTGTCAAGCTTGCCGTAGTTTCCTGCTCGTCGTATGATCTGACCAAAGAGTCTTGGACTGTAGTGCATGTTTTGTTAGTTTGTAATGTGATTGCTCTCAACATCTCCGGCTTGGATTCTGCCTTTGCCACATGGTCCGATTTAATAGTGCTACTTGAAATTGAAGTGAAGTTTTTTGGGTCACAGCATACTAAGTtctcatttgtttttttaggcaggaATAatccattgtctttgcattctggcAGGAGTCTACTTGTTGCAAAAGCATCAAATGGATCCTCTAACTCACATGCCCTCCCTGCAGAGAGCTTCGATCTCATAGATTCAGAAAGTTGCTCCGAAGCCGGTTTGGCACTTTGACCATTAGGAAACAAGTTTTCAATTTGCTCCGCCTGCCTGGTTGAGCTCAGCGATGGCTTGTACTTCTCAGTGGTATGATCCTCTTTGTCAGCTTCAACAGTAGCATTCGGCCCAGAGGGGAAACTACAGAGAAAGTGAGTAGGTGAAGGAGAATTTAGTACCTTGTCAGCAAGAAGGTCCTCAAAGAAGGGGTTGCTTTGTAGAGAGTCAAGGAATGGGTTGGTAGGAGACAGGTGTCCAAGGAGACCTTCAGCAGGTGGAGAAAGGTTAGTGCGAGGCATGCTAACATGGGACAATACAGCGACAGGAGGAAACTGCACAGGGAAGGAAGGAGaaaagtgagaagaagcagctgagCTGGGTTCTACCTGAGGAGACACGTCCAGGCTGTGGAGGGAAGACAAAATGGTCCCCTACGTTAGTGTGCTGCCACAGTACTGCAAATATGCATTACGCTGTATAATATAGAACTCAACATCTATATACATCACACAAAGAAAAGCACTTCCTCAGTATTAAAAGGGGATGTTCATTTTCTAGAAAACCACAACACTTTCCTTCCTTTCAAAGTTTAAACTGGTGCGGGACTAGACAACTTATTTTGTTAATTTGATAGAATTTTCCTTCATTATCACTCCATTTTGTGATCATTATTTAGTGATACAAGTAAACAATTAAGTGCATTCAACTTAAGGCACTTAAAATGGCGGACAACTTCACTATGAACAATGCTCACAAAACAAAGTCAAATTCTCATTTGACTAACAAAGTGGGTAGAATTTAATCTCTTATCAGTACTGAACTTGTTGTAAATGGGTGTCCTCTTTAACAGCAATATGATatgtaaatgttgatttttatAGATCTAGGTTCCCCTTCAAAAACATActcatcagttgggtgtcatcaagcGGTCCTATATTCacactcactaaagaacaaaatacTATGAAGGCATGAATCGCTAATGAAAAGAAATTCTAGGAGGTACACAATACCCAGCAGAGTAAGCATTGATCAGATTTATTTACTACATACGTGTGTTATTTATTCAATGGATAAATGACACATGCAGAACGGAGCAAAAATGGCCCCTCCGCACATCAGGGTGTGCCCCAAATCATGAGCAGCAACTTCCTAGAAGGTGTCCTCAAGCTCTGTTCTTACACGAGTTGCACCATTCCAATCATCTTCTCAGAGTGACGCCAACAGTACGTGTTTGAGCAATCCACACTACATGTAGCACATAAGGTGGATTCTTTCTATGTTCCCTCTGAGATGAGCACCCTGTAGTCTTGGAAAATGGAGCACCAAAAGACAGTAGGAAGACATCATGGATAAAATATATGGTTTAATGTTGCAGGAGCATGTGCTTCATGCACAAATGGATAGATTCTCCACCACTGAGAAGAAGCAGTTATGTGATTCTAGGCATTGCTGGAAAGAATGCCATGACCTGTCCAGTTTCCCTATTGAGCAGGTAGGGAGGTACATCGGAGACAAGATGGGCATTAAGGATAAAGGTGGTCTAGCAGGTAGGTTGTTGAGCCTCGAATCCCAGGTTATTGGTTCCAAACTCAGCCGCCCTCTTTTGCAGGATGCTCTCGTGTCAGAGCAGCAAGCTCCAACAGCATGCCTGGCTAGAGGCAGAGAGACTCCTCTCAAGTCATTCCGAGTCCAGAGGCATTTAAGCTAGCATTGACACGACTCCTTGATGGTCCTTCAACATGATCCTCCACTTTGTCCCATCACCCGGTACACGATTCTGCAGGTTGTGAGACTGCACAAAAAGCTTACGAAGAGGAGTTCTCATAATTTCCCCTAACAGAGTTTACGTAGACACTTCCATCTTCACAGTCCAGATCCATTATGCGGTTAATGGCTGTCAGTACGCAGATTCATACCAACTGAAAATAACTGTAGGACAAATTGTGCAAAGTATGAAATCAGAGTAATTGTTAGTTCTTATTAGAAGATGATCTCTAGAGCAGACCTGGGACCGAACCACTGCGGGGGAAGATCTGCCAGGGAGAATCCGAAGCAGCGAGGATGCTTCCAACCAGCATGGAGAGTACTGTCTACATATATCTGTGCAGAGACTAAAAGCAAGTGACATATGAACCAGTTTCACAGGATACAGAACTCAGTACTGAGCACTTTGTTCTTAGCACAGCTACCAGTGAAGAGGTCCCCAGCACAGCAGCACCTCCCGGCTCACTGCTGCTGCCTTGAAAATCTCCAACAGCAATATTGGTCAATGGGATCAAAATACCTGCCAATTTCTCATAGCTTGACAGCAATAGACTTATAAACCCactatctgtttggacatggtagaTGCAAAGGAAtgtccaaaaataaattaaaaaaacaaaacagataaGCAGTCTGTTTACTGAAGGAAATAAATAATGATCCCGAATCTCTTCAGAAGACATTTCCTGCATGCAAAACCCATAGTTGTAATTACTGTTGCAGTAAGCGTACTTCTGCATTCAGATAAAATTCTGTCACATTCTTGGGTAAGATCTTGCGACAGAACTATATGCAACAACCCTGAGTACCTTCATGGAGAAAGTTGCTTCCCAATCGAATATACTCCTGGCCTCCTGCCAAGGGTAGCAGTGCACTTAACACAAGAGCTGCACAAAGTGTCTGCTGCAAGTAGATAGCACAAACTCTGTACTTTAATAGAAGTGTCATTTAAACCCACAAACCTATGCCATTCCATCCCACTAGAAGCCTTTGACGACAACCTGATAATGTTACAGCTGCATTCGTACGGTGGATGCTGGGCCattcaggccctagacacacatatTCTATGTTGTCTACGAGAGAAAGGGGGACCAGGTGGGCCTAACATGCGTAATTTATTTGTGACTGAGGGCAAGAGTCGTTATTTCAGTTTACTAATCCTATGGAGGGTTTGCAGCTTTCCCAACATGTAACTTCCTCCTACACATAGATTAGGCCATGTgctgaatcccattttttttttcaacctTAGTTGGTAGAGTAGCCAAGCAGCCTACTCCACTTATTTGGTTCGACCACTTTGCGATTCCCTTCAAGGTCTTGTGTGAGAAGGGGACCAATGATCGTGCACCTGGTTCATGTGGCGCGAGACTGCGGTGGGCCAAAATGATATCATCTAAATTCTGTGATGCTTTAAAGACCAACCGGCCTATTTCGAACAGCTGTATTGAGTTGgcagatgcaaggttttcacatGGCTCTTCCTTGAGCCCAACTCTGTTTAGTGTGTACATGCAACCGCTGGCGGAGATCGAGTGCTATGGAATTTCATTTCATATGCGGATGATACGCAGCTTATCACGCTGTCACAGAATTCGGCTCATTGGGCCCCCGCCCTGTGGCTCTGCCTTGCAGATGTTGCTAGGTGAATGGACCTGAATTGCCTTAAGCTCAACGCTGGGAAGACCTAGGCTCTCACCTTGGGCAATCAGGAAAATATATGGTCTACTGCATGGTGCCCTCAGGAGTAGGGTACAGTTCCTCCCCCCAACCCAAGGTTAAGAACCTTGATGTTTAGCTTGATGATAACATGTCTTGAGGTGACTTGACTATGCAGAGTATAATCTTGTGCCTGTTGCCAGAGTCTGCAAAAACTGTTATCCAGGCCTGGATTATATCAAGACTAGATTACTGCAATAATTCGTATTTGAGTCACAGATCAAAAGACTCCAGAGTGCGTAAACTCTGCTGCATGCTTACTACTGAATTTACCTAGGAGTGCGTCAATTGTGGCTGTGCCGAGGAAACGACACTGGCTGCCAGTAAAGCAGAGATCTTCTTTTAAAGCTTTGTGTTAATGTCACAAAGCTTTTGCCAACAAAGGTCCAGGTTACCTTCAATCTTTAGTGAAACCGTATGAAATTGAGGAATTTAAGATCAGCAGGGAATTGCTGGCAAACAGTTCCCAGGTTAAGAAAGTGCGTTCTTTCAATTACTTGGCGCCAGAGCTGCGGGACCTTTGCCCCGATTGGTTCATCGGGTGCAATCAGAAGATCTTTTTAGGAACAAacttaaaacttgtttttttggaccTGCATGCTCAAGAGTTTGAAAGTGGTATGGAGGGTGTGGAGACCCGCTTccagctctgggtacctcccatgAGGTATctatgcactttataaattatATTATTATATGTTAATGACAAAAGTGGCTACACTGCCAAGATTTCAAATGGAGATAAGGGGTCGCTGTTGGAGGGCCCATTTCACAAAGGATTCAAGTGTTATTGTGGTTTCTAGTAAGGTACAACGTTGCACCTTGGGAGATTTTGGACCATCCCCTTACCAATGTCTTGCTCAAACACAAAGCTGCTAATTGACTTCTAAGACCATTCCTGTTAGTGTTAGAAACAGGACTATTGCCAGTTAACTTTGCCGACCAACCCCTACTCCCCCTGGCAAGATTAATCTAAATCCCATAACTACTTCTGAAATGTTGCATTTTTTTTGCTGGAAAATAGACTCTTTTTAccaagtctattttttttttttttgagtctgAATCTAGACACCAAACCATCACTAGAAGATCTCCAGTTTTTCCATCCGTGGTGGAAAGAAAAAGTACTGCTAAACACAAAAACTATAAAATAAGAGGTTTATTGATTGAGGTACTATGGCTTTTCCACGGTTCACCAACTACTTTGCAGGTATTTTTATACCTGTGCTTTTGCTTCAGCCAGTCCTGAACATAAGCCTTAGTTTCTGTTTGTTCTTTAGTGAATGTTCTCCCTGCTCAGACACACCAACCATCTACCTGTACAAACCCCTCCAGTATTGAGTTTTATGTTCAATTACCTGGGACATGAGGTCCTAGCTTTCGCGACACTTCGCTTTGATGTTCTGATTTGTACGCCATGGAGCACTCCCTATTGTACTTTGTTCATATGGCGATAGGCAGGTTTCATGTGCAAGGGCCTAGTAGTTTTCAAAACATGGATCAAAGTCTTGGAGCTCTCACCACAAAGGCCAAACACTACTGAGCTCAAATTATCTAGACCTTAGTTTGTTGCTGCTCAGAGTGATGGCTTGCCATATCCTACAGTGCAGTCCAAGCTCTCCTGTCGCAGGTACTAACTATAAAGGACTGCCTGGGAGGTGGCTGGTTGATACCCCTGAGCAAAGACCCCcccagagatgccaaaggctaaatggtctatggcagtggttcccaacctgtggtccggggaccccttggggtcggcgaagccttctcagggggtccgcgactgcttagaaaatgtaataatattaacagattagatcccctgctttcagtaatgactcagtggggggtccccggattccaataaagattcagtgggggtccctgggctccagttatgatgaagtgggggtccacagaagtcaaaaggttgggaaccactggtctacggaCAATAGGGCGAGCCAACTGAACGCAACCCCAAACATCATCAAATTGCAAACGAAGAAAAGCAATTGTATCAGCTTCTTAAACAAGCTACGATTTCTTCGAGTTGGGCAGCactgtttctttaaaaaacacCTGGCCACAGCTGGCTGCACTGTGATACAGTGAAGTTGTGCTAACCAAGCCATTCTTAACTACCGTGCACCCTTTTGCCCACATTGCCAATTGCCCAAGGTCTGTAAGCTTCAGAAAGGTAATACATGAAATACAAATCAACCCTTTTAAAATAAGGCTCTCTCGCAGCTCAGCCCTAAGTTtgaggcacaactagtgctgcaatcCAGACATTCTTGGGGTCTCAAGTtcatatggaaaaattaatggatgACTGAAAACCACATGTTTTTAAAGGAGAAGAGAGGCGGCTTGGGGGAAACAATACACACATCTACTTGTAGCAAAGAAGGACGAAAAGCAAAAGATTTTTCATATTCAGTACAAAGTAAGATTGAGGTAAATTAATTCAGCATGGAGGTGTTAGCAGAGTCCTCCACTTCACAGTCAGTCAATGTGAAAGTAAGCAACTAGCACCTAGAAGGAAGACTTTGGGAGCATCGATACCTCTGGAGACCAGACTGACCGAAGTTCCTATAGAGTTTGCAAACAACGGCTTAGTAAACCACATTACCTGCAGAGCAGGAGTCTGGGGGGCATGGTCCAATTTAATGAGCAGTTGCCATCTTCTTCCTTAGAATCTAAAAAATACATCTACAACATATTCCTAAGCAAAACCCTAACCTCAAACGTGATATTGTCTTGCACATGGGCTTGCAGAAACCCTAACATAATGGCATAACACACTTGGACTTACCTGTAGAGTATTGTGAAGGAAGGTCAAATGGGATTTAACAAAGTGAATAGTCTGATTTTTTCTAAAACAGAGGGTGGGAGAAATCCGGAGTGTAGTATTTTGTTTAAAACCTGGGATAAAGTCAGGAAAGTGAGAAGTATATCAAAGGGCAGACCGGGTTTGCTTCTAGAGTACTAGTTCGAGGGGGAGTGGGATGGACATACATTATGGGGAGCAACTTTGGATCTGGGATTCTACCATAAATTTTGGAAAAATCTAAATGTTTCACCATTGACTGATGAAATCAGTGATTTTATTTTACTGTTGGATTTTAGCAAGATGCAATTCAAGGGTCCAAGGTTGGAGATATTCAGTGAGATGGCCGTTGAGTTAGACGTGAAACGATTTAATACTTTCAACCCAGCTGAAGAGAAGGACTATAGTTTGAAGTGCTCACAAATGGGCAGGAAAGTATTTGCATTGCTGATGCCCCCCAAACAGATTTTGGGATCTGTAGAGCTATCAGAACCATCTGCATATTGGTGAATTCATACTTCCAGGCTGGAGGCCAACCTCAAAGATGGTGTGATGTGTTATTAAGTTGTCTCCATGTTGTGCTTCTGGACCTATACCTATGTTTTTATCCCATGACCTTGCATCCCGTTGAGAGATGTCTGATGCGTATTCTGCGTTGCTCAACTACTCCTCCTATGTTTCTGGCCCTGACCCATAGTGGGATCGGGTTACTCTTCATCGGGCAGTGGGAAGGTCCGCAGCTGGTGTCAGTGGTTTAGACAGGAACAAGCCTTTTGTCCTACACTCCTAAGAGGGGTATCAAACCAGTAAAGCTCCCATAAATTAGATCTTTCACTCATCCCAGCAGTAATACCATTACCAGTAGTAGGAATGGTGATGGAGCACAAGTGGAGGTCTTTCAACCTGAGCAACTACCGGTGTGGTGTCAGTTTCCCAGTCTGGTTTCTCAGCTGCAAAAAAACATTAAGCCCAGAGACCTGCCCTGAAACAATGCCTATTAGGAAACAATGGATACTGCAGGCACATGAATAGAAGTCATTATATAGACAATTCATGTTGTGTCCAATTAATGTATACATGCGGGAGACCTGATGCAGGAAATAAAAAGAATACTGAAACTACTGTGTGTACGTTAATGTAAGAGGTTTGTTTATTGTATCATTCGTTTTATTGCTGCATCTATTCAGTAGATCCCAGAAATCAACAGCAAAATGTGAAAGGCGCAGAAATTGCTCATCATTTCAAATGATTTGATAATGCATGTGGAAGTGTAAAGCAGGCTTGTGGCCATATGCCCGGGTTTTGTTTTGTAGAAGAAGCTTTGTTTTTGGTTACATGAGGAGCAGGCAAGAAATAATTTATGGTCCAAATGACAAAATGTTGGTGGTGTTTTAATCCGTATAAATTGAAGGGTCACCATCAAGGCAAAAACCTTACATGGCCCACAAAATCGTTGGAACCTGGGCACAGGGTTGCCTAAGAAGCCTCGTCCCCTAATCTGCCCAACATCTCGACTTGGAATTTCTGTCCTGCGATTTCccaaacatttcattgagaggttatTGGATTTTTAGTCATTGCAATGTTGTAAATGTATTAATTCCCAGGGATAGGAGTTAAGATGATTAATAAAAATCAGCAATGTCAAATCTAGATAGACGGGTAGACAAAATGTCAGAAATGCTGCAGGCTTCAAATGTGGGTCATTCTCTCATTTGGGGAATATCAGATGTTGCCCAGCATGCTTGCAGGCGTGCAGAAACCATTCTTGTGTAGAACCTTTTAACAAGGTATGCAGGAGTGACAGAAGGATGGAAGTAAGATGCGTTACTAGTCAAGGCATTGAGGAAGAAAATAAATGAATTTGTTTTGGATATTGAAACGGCATCTAAGGTGCTCCAAATCAAGAAATGAGAAGATGCCGAAAtaaaagtgggacaaggggatatggacACATTGACCTCCTAGTTATTTTTAGTATTATATGATATACTGATTAGCAGTGCACTGGTTGACTTTGGTGCCAGAATCAGTAATATTTTGCACGATAAATCTCAAAGTATTTGTTAGCACAAATTGCTTCTGACCCCAAACATTAAGATGGTTGGATATGAAAGCAATAAAATAGACCTGGTTGGTTACTTTTTGGCTAAGATCAGCTTTAAAGACCAACACcttaaaggaaaggtttgtgttgCGAAGGAGAGAATATgatcctgatttatattttggcggacgagttactttGCCACAAAGGTGACGGACATCCAAtacgcaaaaatatattttccattatatcctaagggattTGTATTTCTGTAGATGGGATATTAGTCACGttttgacggagtaacttgtctgccaaaatataaatcaggccctgtgtgtttcaGAGTGGTGGTATCAAGCGGAGTTAAGGTCGAATTTTATACTTGGGGAGAAAATTCAGGTTTCCTTATCTGAAGAAGATATTACAAGTGAATGGATCCATGCATTTCTGGGGAATTTTAGTGAAAGCTTGGGTACATTCAAAGATTATGCTCATACTATGAAACTCAAGTAGAATCATAATCCTGTTATGCATAAACTGTACACTATAGGGACAACTTTGGGAATTTTAGTAAAGACATGCTATATTACGGTATTAAACTAGTTAATGTCACCTAAGATTTTGCCATTAGTTTTAATTCAGATAAAATACTTTAAGAGTCTCCATGGAACAATGTTCCACTTCCCTGAAAGGAGGATCTCAAAATCTAAGTGGGCCAGACCAAAGGGTACACAATATTAGATCTGAAGGTTGAGCATCACCAGGTGATCTTGGACCCCTCATCTAGGCACTTCACAGCTATTGTGACCTCTGGTGGTACAATTCTGTTGAATGGCATTTGGCCGGACATAGGTCATCTCAGCTTTTCAGAAGATCATCTAAAACATGTTAAATGAGCAAAATAACTTTTTAGCGTTATATTGCCTTGCGGAGAATGTTGGCGATTGTGTGACAATGGTGCAATGCTGAGGAAAGAAAGTGCTTGTTCAGAGAgagaaatgtaatattttgggCATGTATTGGTAGATCACACAATAAAAGCCCAGTCCAGCAGACAGTATTGTTGGTGCACCTTTCCCCAAAGAAAGATCTGCCAAGGTGTCTTGTAAGACTGTGCGAGTTTCACTTCATGTTTAAAGAACAAACTGCCAGTGACATACTTTCTTGAAGAAAAATGTGGAATTCAAATGGCTATTGACTGAGTGAAAAGGATGTATTAGAGACTCCAACTCTTCATCTTTTAGTTGAAGGAAATATTAGTTGCATCATTGAATACGGAATGGGGAGGTGTTGAGTTAGGGTGATAAGTGAAGAAGTTACCATGGGTTTTGCGTCcaggtcttttttttattttatttttttaagaccaGTATTACAGAGGTACTAAATAGAGAAAGAAATGCAGAATTGTGTCTGAGGGGTAGAAAAGTTTAGAACACCTCTTTGGAGAAGACCTCTCTCTCAGGACAGACCACCATCCTTTGGTATCTTAGACCACAAAACTATTGGAGAATAATTTCAACTTTAAATGCATTCCAGATGGGAGCAATGTAAGGGTGGACTGCTTATCCAGACTACCAATAGAATTATTAGAAGATGAGGTAGGTAATGATACTGAACATATAATTGCTAAACTTAGGGTGGATAGTGGAACATCTAAGGACGCGTCTGAGTGGGTAAAGGAGATTGGGTTGGACAAGGCAAAGCAAGAGGTAATGAAGATTGTTTAAAGAGTGGCCAAGAGAAATATCATCATAGCCTTTTTAGAAAATTGCGGACTAGATTTTGGAGGAAGCTGGGCTGTTCAGGGGGCAAAAGAGTTGGCTCCCCCAATGGGTCTTTGGGACAGAATTATACATGTTGTACATGGTGGGCATACTGGTACCATTCTCATCTGTGCAGGGTGTTGGTATCAGTTGATCATCTTCAGAATGGGTGGATGGGagatttattttttcttaaattttttaatGGTATTTTCAGTGCAGTATACAACAATAAACAAAAACATGAAGATCTCCTCTCTAAAACTAAAGGGATAATTCAAGGCTTGCACATAGTTAAACATGTAGGTCGTGAGGTGGGTCTCAGGCAACAGAGAAAGTTCGGACTCTGTGTTCCCAAAGGAGGGCACATGTGGTGGCAATTAATATAAGCATAGTGAGGGGGGTGGTCTTGCAGTCACCTGGCAGTGCAATGTGTGAAGATGGAGCCCTCCATCTTATCTTGGTGCTGCGTTCCCTACTCAAGGGTCGGGCGTAGTTGGCAAGCACAGTTCCAAACGTACCCTGTTGTCCCACTGGATGGCGACAAGAGGGACCAGAATTCTGCCAGTTGCTCGTGACAGAAGGTAACATCTGCCACTCAGTTGCAGACGGTGAGGATGGCAGAGTGCCCACCCTGCATAGCAATCCACTCTTCCCCAGCAGCATCGCAGCAAGTTTACAGACACTAGCTGGGATGTCTTCAACATATTTCAAGGACAGCCACCACAGGTAGCCGAGGTACTACAGTCGAAGGGAGATGTATGCGTGAACCCATAACTGATAATGTAATCACGTTTCTAAAAAGTATTTGTGTGTAAGGTAATGGCGAACAATTTGTACCGCCAAGGTCATTacttattttttgagctaatgtgGTGTGGCACCTTTGACAACAAAGTATTGACGTGATTAAGagatttaataggatactgcgaaAGTGCATTCAAAGTGCGTAGAGGAGTCAGAAGGATGGGCCAACCGGTAAAAGAGCTGGCTTATCTAACAGCCCCACACGTGGCCACAGGGAAAACTATTTGAAATAACTAGAGGTAGGAAAGGGTCTTAAAAATGAAGGGTCCCATTCATAAAGGTAAATTTAGGGCAAAGCAtaacttagaccaaaattctaactttactacttttcagtgttCACAAATCTAAGCtactactagtaaaattactagtagtaaagttactattagtaacttacctttgtgaataccgaaaaatagtaaagttagactcttggtctgattcacaaaggtaaacttacacctgaAAGCTTACTTCAGACCTGAGGTttaagtttaaaccaaaagtctaactttagccCTTCAGTCTAACTTAtgccaaaagtctaattttactactGTTTGGTATTCATAAGGGTAAATTACGACTTGTAACGTTATTACTAGCAATTTTACTagacctttgtgaa
This window encodes:
- the RAB11FIP5 gene encoding rab11 family-interacting protein 5; the encoded protein is MSLLRPEPPPGAPWLPTHLQVRVLRARGLRLKGRHGTSDAFTIMQLGRERFCTAVAEKSPGRAEWAEECCFELAPLGSGAPQPPLLLQVMHRALVGMDKFLGQVSLPLDRLLQEGRSSQDQWYKLQSKPGAKEKERGEIQVSIQFTRNNMTASMFNLSVKEKSRNPFGKLKDKMKGKKYDNMESASAIVPSSVGRLDSDDDEDFLKDANEKKSKSKGFFLKGKLRKSSLTASNSSLKSNNSISSTGGANNADINNMVSEVTKKPAHRNLSSDGYDNTASPRQTHKRAFSDEVGQLNSSILPEPKAVDNLKPKNSPVSKSSLCVNGSHVYAEEPAPKTNLHITEPSVVSRSLQNIAKKPEELANTVFAAARSPHLKISVSSAEKLEESKPAPPAMIAHDESKVSTKAINLHHSNSKGKIEDARPEAKPVQIATPIVMSMDSAKKSHEEPKKEEKKPKVGLFHHGSGKSDPGSKTFVEKTGPVQTNSPHVSVIPDERSKSSSWFGSKDASQKPSFPSGPNATVEADKEDHTTEKYKPSLSSTRQAEQIENLFPNGQSAKPASEQLSESMRSKLSAGRACELEDPFDAFATSRLLPECKDNGLFLPKKTNENLVCCDPKNFTSISSSTIKSDHVAKAESKPEMLRAITLQTNKTCTTVQDSLVRSYDEQETTASLTGELHELNITETYLHTSLSESPHHPSRDNGTAPVLSARIKTSVKPETLSPISQADNSDNCNTRETCLGANTKEQDTKVFSTELSISPLENEPVTRKRPDEDQCNLSDCTVPNVMVPCSPNPLPNLSISAKEALATKPANICFEGKSENKIAAVSPRILTEKVAVISEDSSRHVVERLVVGKDPGCHPVRRSVGALTNAIFEDENASTPHKVHLGTKEKVPFVFSKNSNMASDVFPQEAHCSKEQEAEKRIKDGTPGAEAQLREVLVSPPKPPRCFTSLASEGNQTKTDITQLVSRQAKESESPAVMQAEGPKETICVQNSKTISGAVSLVPLCPTASAAVIEEQPKLLASCDVNFQLVTEDLWANLNKRVNESTVQDTFNGENMLGTNEVPEVEQFKTCLLESSLDGLDLLGVKEKSSKLDGVKLGLASASVGQHPSKQLNKINNGNQQIIHLDLLSSQPLANEEKQSVSEMSKVIEKNQTGNSGLLFWSALEEQLPMNELSYPRHVSHIKPLAQSEPWPIQVAQEERWPEPALNETVLKSIKQSIKTQVPPFHHIVSSPGPSPDCSTGSDQQEKIQQPESMHTQGLSTESSWSADMVVDFKNSDFWKSDLTVPSVAMCDQKPTANPFVVGNPPLQSPQNPFVEASIPSETFFGEDLSFSQLHQRVAPPGLQASNTDCQELKTPFMHASQPLAFSTPFLTAATNLKSLGLPSPIICPTTSVVPTATTQAAALSSCYTPPSSGAKPSSLAVLPQETQPAERLYVQQKSSPHPVKPISAVVLESSDKKQQKSGLTTAFSSGLEKLRTATTGSVQPVTPSVTLSRQQDGLKDPAFPDLAAKYYHLTHDELIHMLLQREQELSRKNAHLQELETYIDQLLVRIMDHAPTLLQVPLEQKK